From Candidatus Mycalebacterium zealandia:
GCCGAGTTGAGACACGGATTGCTCGTAAGTCAGGCGGACGCCCTGAATAAGTCCATCACTGTCCGCGTCTGATTGGGAGCTGTGTTTGAGCGCCAGTTCAAGGCTGTCCAGAATGCCGAAAATTGACGCCGCCAAATCACGTATTCCCGAAAGACGCACGGTTTCTTTTTCTTTTTCGGCGCGTTTTTTGTAATTGTCAAACTCCGCCGCCAGACGCAGGAACCTGTCGTTGAGTTCGTTGTATTTCTCTTCAAAGTTTTCCGCCTTTTCCGCGTTGATTTCTTTCTTTTTCGTCTGTTTCGCGTCAGCGGGCGCGGCGGACGGTTTTTGTTCCGGTGTTTCTTCGGTTTTTTCTTTTTTCTTTGAACTCACTTTTATTTTCCTTCCGCAAAATCCGGCTCTTCCATATAATTTTTTGAGTTTTTTATGTAGTTGTCAGCCGATGTTCTTATGCTTTCCCTCTCCTCGTTCGTCAGGTCTCTTGCCACTTTCGCCGGAACTCCGACCGCGAGTTTTCCCGAAGGTAAAACAAAACCCGGAGGCACAACCGCACCCGCGCCCACTATTGATTCCTCGTTGATTTCCGCTCCGTCAAGCACGACTGCTCCCATTCCTATCAAAACCCTGTTTTTGATTACGCATCCGTGAACAATCGCATTGTGCCCAATGGTAACATGGTCTCCTATTTCAAGCGGATGCATGCCGCCGGTTACATGAAGCATTGAGTTGTCCTGCACGTTTGTC
This genomic window contains:
- a CDS encoding gamma carbonic anhydrase family protein: MIKSLKGKTPSIHPSAFIAKQAVIVGDVAIGARSSIWFNTVARGDVHHIKIGEGTNVQDNSMLHVTGGMHPLEIGDHVTIGHNAIVHGCVIKNRVLIGMGAVVLDGAEINEESIVGAGAVVPPGFVLPSGKLAVGVPAKVARDLTNEERESIRTSADNYIKNSKNYMEEPDFAEGK
- the grpE gene encoding nucleotide exchange factor GrpE → MKVSSKKKEKTEETPEQKPSAAPADAKQTKKKEINAEKAENFEEKYNELNDRFLRLAAEFDNYKKRAEKEKETVRLSGIRDLAASIFGILDSLELALKHSSQSDADSDGLIQGVRLTYEQSVSQLGNFGITQLSAGVGEKFNPSVHQAIESRPSEEVENGCVAEEIAKGYTAGETLIRPIFVAVSSGSAEPESSEPENKEQSGENEKPEK